DNA sequence from the Edaphobacter lichenicola genome:
CAGGAGGAGCGGCTGCGGGACAAGGTGCTGGTGCCGATCCTTGGGGATCAGTATGGGCGGGTGCTGCAGACGGGCGGGATCAAGGTGGTGCGGCGCGGCGTGAAGTTTCAGGTGGAGTGTTCGGGGCAGTCGCTGCCGGTGTCTCCGCAGTCGCTGCCGGTGATTCTGGCGCGGGCGGCGGAGTATGCAAAGTCGGATACGCTGAGCTTTCTTGCGGCTTCGTTTGGACGGTTGCCGGCGCCGGAGTATGTGGATCGGCGAACGATTCTGGCTCGGCATCGCGACAAGGTGGTGCTGTTTACGCTGCTGGACCGGTTGTGCGCGGAGGAGCCGGCAATCCTCGATGCGATGGATCGGGCGATGGCGGACCTGAACGAGAACCTGGATGCTCTGGATGATTTTTTGAATCAGCAGAACTATCGCCTGGCCTATTGGAAGACGGCGGATCAGCAGTTGAGCTATCGGCGGTTCTTTGACGTGAATACTTTGATTGGGCTGAGGGTGGAGCGGGAGTATGTGTTTGAAGAGACGCATGCGCTGGTGTTGGATTGGCTGCGACGAGGCGTTTTGGATGGCGTGCGGGTGGATCATCCGGATGGGCTGCGGGATCCGAAGGAGTACTTCAAGCGGCTGCGCCAACGCGCTCCGGATGCGTGGGTGATCGGGGAGAAGATTCTGGAGCCGGGTGAGTTTCTGCGCGAGGATTGGCCGATTGAAGGCACGAGTGGGTACGACTTTCTGAATGTTGCGGCGGGAGTGCTGGTGGCGCCTGAGGGCATGATGGAGTTGTCCACGGTGTATGCGGATTTTACGGGACAGCCTACGGACTTTTCTGCGATTGCGCATGAGAAGAAGATCAACGTGTCGCAGGAGGCGCTGGGGAGCGATGTGAATCGACTGACGTCGATCTTTGTGGAGATCTGCGAGGCGAATCGCGATGAGCGCGACTACACGAGGGCAGAGGTGAGGCGTGCGATTCGCGAGGTGGCGGCTTGCTTCGCGATCTATCGGACGTATGTGGTGCCGGAGCGGGAAGAGATTACAGAGGAGGATCGCGAGTACATTACGCAGGCTGCGGAGTGTGCGAAGGAGAAGCGGCAGGATATCGACGGGGGGCTCTTCGACTTTCTTCGAGATGTGTTGACGATGGAGGTGAAGGGGAAGCTGGAGAGTGAGTTTTTGCTGAGGTTCCAGCAGTTCACCGGGCCGGTGATGGCGAAGGGCGTGGAGGACACGGCGTTTTATTGCTACAACCGGTTGACGGGAATGAATGAGGTGGGGAGCGATCCGGGGCGCAATGGACTGAGCATTGAGGAGTTTCATTCGTACTGCAGGAAGATGCAGGAGACGCACCCCTGCACGATGACTACGCTGGCGACGCACGACACCAAACGCAGCGATGATGTGAGGGCGCGGATGGCGGTGCTGTCGGAGATACCGGGGAAGTTTGGCGCGGCGATACAGCGGTGGTCGCGGATGAACAATGCGTTTCGCGCGCGCAAGCCTGGGGTGGAGCCGTTGCCGGATCGAAATACGGAGTACTTTTTCTACCAGACTTTGATTGGGGCGTGGCCGCTGCCGATGGATCGTGCGCAGGCGTATATGTTGAAGGCGATGCGGGAGGCCAAGCAGCAGACGACCTGGGTGGCGAATAACAAGGAGTTTGAAGACGCGCTGGATTTATTTATTGAGTTCACTTATAGCTATGCGCCGTTTCAGCGGGAGCTGCAGCAGTTTGTGGAGAGGATTCTGGAGGCGGGGCGGGTGAACTCGCTGGCGCAGACGCTGCTGAAGTATACGGCGCCGGGTGTGCCGGATCTTTACCAGGGGACGGAGCTGTGGGACTTGAGTTTGGTCGATCCGGATAATCGGCGACCGGTGGACTACGCGTTGCGGCAGCGGCTGCTGCAGGAGTTGAAGCAGATGAATGGCGGCGATGCGGCGGCGCAGGTGATGGCGAGGGCCGAGGAGGGGCTGCCGAAGATGTGGACGATTCATAAGGCGCTTCGACTGAGGCGCGAGCGGCCAGCGTCGTTTGGAGCGGAGGCTGACTATGTTCCGTTGATGGTGGATGGAGTGAAGCATGACCACGTGATTGCGTATCTGCGGGGCGAGGATGTGGTGACGGTGGTGCCGAGATTGATCGTGAAGTTGGGCGGAGCGTGGAGGGATACAGTGGTGACATTGCCTGAGGGACGATGGAGGAATCGTCTGACGGGAGTGATGGTTGAGGGTGGCGAGGTCGAAGTCAGGGGACTGTTGAAGGATTTTCCGGTGGCGCTGCTGGCGCGTGAAGAGGTTGGGGGAGATCGCTGATGCATAAGTTTTCAGTTTGGGCGCCTGTGGCTTCAAAGGTTGGTGTGAAGATTGGCGATGTTACGTATCCGCTGAATGGGCCTGACGAGCACGGATGGTGGAGTGCTTCGGTGAGAGAGGCCGGTGTTGGGACGGATTATGGATTTGTGATTGGAGAGGATCCGAAGGCGTGGCCTGATCCGCGGTCGGAGTGGCAGCCGAATGGAGTGCATGGGTTGTCGCGGCTGTATGACCATGGGGCTTTCCAGTGGAACGACAGAGGCTGGAGTGCGCCAGCGCTCTCGCATGCTGTGATCTACGAGCTGCATGTGGGGACGTTTACGCCGGGGGGGACATTTGATTCGGCGATTGAGAAGCTGGGATATCTGGTGGAGCTTGGCATTACGCATGTGGAGTTGATGCCGGTGGCTGCGTTTCCGGGCGGGCAGGGGTGGGGGTATGACGGGGCGGCGCTGTTTGCGGTGACCGAACAATATGGTGGGCCGGATGGGTTGAAGCGGCTGGTGGATGCGTGCCATGCGCGCGGGCTCGCGGTGCTGCTGGATGTGGTCTATAACCACTTCGGACCGGTGGGGAACTACTCGGGCAAGTATGGGCCTTACATCACTGAGAGGCACCATACTCCGTGGGGCGGGGCGATTAACTTCGAGGGCGAGGGAAGCGATGAGGTGCGGAGATTCTTCTGCGACAACGCGCTGATGTGGATGAGGGAGTATCACATCGATGGACTTCGTCTGGATGCGGTGCATGAGTATGTCGATCGGTCGGCGGTTCATTTTATGGAGCAGCTCTCGTCTGAGGTGAAGGCGTTGTCGGCGAAGCTGGGACGACGGCTGGTACTGATCGCCGAGAGTGATTTGAACGATCCCAGGGTTGTCACACCTGCGCAGAGTGGCGGGTATGGGATGGATGCGCAGTGGAGCGATGACTTTCATCATTCGTTGTTTACGGTGCTTGCCTTGGAGGGGCAGGGGAAGGGGTACTACTCGGACTTCGGCACGTTGGAAAAGCTGGCGAAGGCTTTGACGAAGAACTTTGTGCAGGATGGGAGTTATTCGCAGTATCGGCGGCGCTCGCATGGGCGGCCGGCGGATGATCTGTCGCCGCATCATTTTCTGGGATATATCCAGAATCACGATCAGGTGGGCAATCGTGCGGTTGGCGATAGAGTCGATCAGGTGGTGGGGTTCGACCGCGCGAAGGTTGCGGCGGCGATCGTGATGACGGCGCCGTTTATTCCGATGATCTTTCAGGGCGAGGAGTATGCCGCGTCGACTCCGTTTTTGTACTTCGCGGACCATGACGATCCGGAGATGGCGAAGGCGGTCAAGAATGGGCGGCGGAGTGAGTTCGCGGCGTTTGGATGGAAGCCGGAGGATATTCCTGATCCGGAGAAGGTCGAGACCTTTCTGCGTTCGAAGTTGAATTGGGAGGAGGTTCATGAGGGTCGCCATGCGGAGATGCTGGATTGGTATCGCAGGCTGATTCAGTTGCGGCGCGGGTCTGTGGCGTTGAACGATGGTGCGGTGGGACACGTGAGGGCGAGCTTCGACGAGAGGCGGCGATGGCTGATCTTCGAGCGTGGGGTGGTGACGGTGATGTGCAATCTTGGAGCGGAGAAGGTGGAGCTTCCTCATTCTAGGAGGGCGCAGTTGTTGCTGGCTTCGAAGGCTGGCGTTGTGGTGAAGGATGGTTCTGTGGAGTTGCCTGCGGATAGCGCGGCGATCCTTTCGAGTGAGGCGATGCGGTAGATTCTGGCGCGATTGGCCGATGTGGGGCGCGTTACGAGAGAGTGACAGCCGGTGGGTTTTGTGGGCGGCGAGCTGTAAAACAGGTAGCATGGGAGCGCGGCTGGAGTCGATTGCTCGGGTTTCAGCTTCATCCAGACAAGGCTTTTCCCAGGGAAACTTTTAAGCTGCTGTCTCGTCTTCCTTAGTGGATGGCGACCTGAAGGAGTAAATTTCAGGCGACCGACGAGAGGGGGCTGTACTTCATTGAGGGAGAGGACCATGTTGAAAGATTTCGGGGTTTTCCGGGCAGGTGTATTGGGTGTGGGTTTGATCGTTTCGATCGCCGCACCTGCTGGCGGAGACCACTTTGCTTTCGCGCAAACACCGGCTGCGACGCCTGCGGCTGTGCGGCAGATTGGCACGGTGAAGGCGACGGCGGGGAACAGTCTGACGCTAACGACCGATGCGGGGCAGGAGGTTGTGGTGAGTGTGGCCGATGGGGCGCGCATTCTGCAACTCGCGCCGGGCAGCACGGATTTGAAGACGGCGCAGACGATTACGCTGGCTGATATTGCAGCAGGCGACCGTGTGCTGGTGAGCGGCAAGGCCGGAGACGGCGGTGTGGGGCTTACGGCTTCGCGCGTGATTCTGATGAAGTCGTCGGAGATTGCGCAGAAGCATGAGGCGGAGCAAGGCGACTGGCAGAAGCGAGGGACGGGCGGGATTGTGAGCTCGGTGGATGCCGGGTCTATTGTGTTGTCGGTGGGGGCGAAGAAGCTGACGGTGAATACGTCGAGTGCGACGAAGTTTCGGCGGTATGCGGGCGACTCTGTGAAGTTTGAAGATGCGAAGCCGGGGACGCTGGCGCAGATACAGGTGGGCGATCAGCTTCGGGTGCGTGGGGCGAAGTCAGACGATGGATCTTCGATGCAGGCGGAAGAGGTGGTGAGTGGGTCGTTCAAGAATCTCGCTGGGCTGATTGGAACTATCGACGCGACTGGCGGAACGCTGACGTTGAAGGACCTTGCGACGAAGAAGACTGTGATGGTGAAGATCACGGACAACTCCAGCCTGAAGGCTCTGCCGCCGGAGGCTGCGACGAGGTTTGCTGCGCGAGCCAAGGGCGGGGCCGCCGCTGGAGCAGGCGGGGGGGCTCAGGGTGGAGGGCAGGCGAGTGGTGGTGAGGGAGGACGGGCTGAGGGCCGCTCTGCTGGAGCCGATCTGTCTCAGTTGGTGAGCCGGCTGCCGAATCAGACGGTTGCTGACTTGAAGACTGGAGATGCGGTGATGATCGTTGCGTCGCAGCCGGATCCCAATGGCCATGTAACTTGTGTGACTCTGCTCTCGGGGGTGGAGCCGATTCTGGCAGCGACGCCTAGCGGTGGACCGGCGTTGACGCTGTCTCCGTGGAGCCTCGGCGGCTCTGATAGCAGCGCGCAGTAGTTTGACGCGAACGGCAACGATGGAAAACTTTTTAGGAGAAGTAATGTCATTTCGCGCAGGGTTGAAGTTTGTTTTGCTTTTTTTTGTTGCATGGATGCCGGTTGTGACGAGCGCTCAGCAGACGGGCGCGACGGTGCATGGGGTGGTGGCGGATCCTGAGAGCGCTGTGATTCCAGGTGCGACGGTGACTCTGACTCCGGTCTCGGGGAAGGCTTTGATTACGAAGTCGCAGAGCGATGGAAGCTATGTGCTGAGCGGTGTTCCGGCGGGGACTTATTCGGTGACGGTGACGATGCCGGGGTTTGCGTCGTACGTGAAGCTGGGGGTGAGGATCGCGGCGGGGCAGAATCTGACGTTGGATGCAAAGATGGCCATCGAGGAGCAGAAGCAGCAGGTGAACGTGAATGCGCAGGGGGCGCAGGTGAGCGTGGACCCCGACAGCAATGCCAGCAGCACGGTGATCAAGGGCAAAGATCTGGAGGCGCTTTCGGATGATCCGGATGAACTTTCTTCGGAGTTGACGGCGCTGGCGGGGCCGGCTGCTGGTCCGAACGGCGGACAGATTTATGTCGATGGATTTACCGGCGGACAGCTGCCTCCTAAGTCTTCGATTCGCGAGATTCGCATCAACCAGAATCCGTTTTCGGCGCAGTACGACAAGCTGGGCT
Encoded proteins:
- the treY gene encoding malto-oligosyltrehalose synthase; the encoded protein is MMLRIPGSTYRLQLHKDFTFDDAARIADYLHELGISHVYSSPYLQAAPGSMHGYDVVDHQKVNAELGGAAAHDRFCKKLGEAGLGQVLDIVPNHMSLGKENRFWWDVLENGTSSRYASFFDIDWQPQEERLRDKVLVPILGDQYGRVLQTGGIKVVRRGVKFQVECSGQSLPVSPQSLPVILARAAEYAKSDTLSFLAASFGRLPAPEYVDRRTILARHRDKVVLFTLLDRLCAEEPAILDAMDRAMADLNENLDALDDFLNQQNYRLAYWKTADQQLSYRRFFDVNTLIGLRVEREYVFEETHALVLDWLRRGVLDGVRVDHPDGLRDPKEYFKRLRQRAPDAWVIGEKILEPGEFLREDWPIEGTSGYDFLNVAAGVLVAPEGMMELSTVYADFTGQPTDFSAIAHEKKINVSQEALGSDVNRLTSIFVEICEANRDERDYTRAEVRRAIREVAACFAIYRTYVVPEREEITEEDREYITQAAECAKEKRQDIDGGLFDFLRDVLTMEVKGKLESEFLLRFQQFTGPVMAKGVEDTAFYCYNRLTGMNEVGSDPGRNGLSIEEFHSYCRKMQETHPCTMTTLATHDTKRSDDVRARMAVLSEIPGKFGAAIQRWSRMNNAFRARKPGVEPLPDRNTEYFFYQTLIGAWPLPMDRAQAYMLKAMREAKQQTTWVANNKEFEDALDLFIEFTYSYAPFQRELQQFVERILEAGRVNSLAQTLLKYTAPGVPDLYQGTELWDLSLVDPDNRRPVDYALRQRLLQELKQMNGGDAAAQVMARAEEGLPKMWTIHKALRLRRERPASFGAEADYVPLMVDGVKHDHVIAYLRGEDVVTVVPRLIVKLGGAWRDTVVTLPEGRWRNRLTGVMVEGGEVEVRGLLKDFPVALLAREEVGGDR
- the treZ gene encoding malto-oligosyltrehalose trehalohydrolase gives rise to the protein MHKFSVWAPVASKVGVKIGDVTYPLNGPDEHGWWSASVREAGVGTDYGFVIGEDPKAWPDPRSEWQPNGVHGLSRLYDHGAFQWNDRGWSAPALSHAVIYELHVGTFTPGGTFDSAIEKLGYLVELGITHVELMPVAAFPGGQGWGYDGAALFAVTEQYGGPDGLKRLVDACHARGLAVLLDVVYNHFGPVGNYSGKYGPYITERHHTPWGGAINFEGEGSDEVRRFFCDNALMWMREYHIDGLRLDAVHEYVDRSAVHFMEQLSSEVKALSAKLGRRLVLIAESDLNDPRVVTPAQSGGYGMDAQWSDDFHHSLFTVLALEGQGKGYYSDFGTLEKLAKALTKNFVQDGSYSQYRRRSHGRPADDLSPHHFLGYIQNHDQVGNRAVGDRVDQVVGFDRAKVAAAIVMTAPFIPMIFQGEEYAASTPFLYFADHDDPEMAKAVKNGRRSEFAAFGWKPEDIPDPEKVETFLRSKLNWEEVHEGRHAEMLDWYRRLIQLRRGSVALNDGAVGHVRASFDERRRWLIFERGVVTVMCNLGAEKVELPHSRRAQLLLASKAGVVVKDGSVELPADSAAILSSEAMR
- a CDS encoding DUF5666 domain-containing protein, encoding MLKDFGVFRAGVLGVGLIVSIAAPAGGDHFAFAQTPAATPAAVRQIGTVKATAGNSLTLTTDAGQEVVVSVADGARILQLAPGSTDLKTAQTITLADIAAGDRVLVSGKAGDGGVGLTASRVILMKSSEIAQKHEAEQGDWQKRGTGGIVSSVDAGSIVLSVGAKKLTVNTSSATKFRRYAGDSVKFEDAKPGTLAQIQVGDQLRVRGAKSDDGSSMQAEEVVSGSFKNLAGLIGTIDATGGTLTLKDLATKKTVMVKITDNSSLKALPPEAATRFAARAKGGAAAGAGGGAQGGGQASGGEGGRAEGRSAGADLSQLVSRLPNQTVADLKTGDAVMIVASQPDPNGHVTCVTLLSGVEPILAATPSGGPALTLSPWSLGGSDSSAQ